In Bdellovibrio bacteriovorus, a single window of DNA contains:
- a CDS encoding quinone oxidoreductase family protein — MNSPQTMHTISINKFGGSEELKPQDLPLPTLDANEVLIRVEYAGVGPWDPAELHGEFEQYKSEKSHFPYILGSEGAGVIEAVGTNVKNFKIGDKVYASGFLNPKGGFYAEYVAIDEDLVFHVPKNLSLEQAAVMSGVGITALRGIEDTLNLKPGECILIFGASGGIGHLAVQIAKRLKARVVAVASGKDGVNLVSKLNPDVVLDGHSEDLVEQINQKIPDGLDAILLTAGGKQIKELFKCLKPQGRVVAPNGVTLPTETVPLVKTYDGNVEHEILERFHKMAESGKFEVHVSQIFPLEKVVDAHQALSEHHLGKLALKVH; from the coding sequence ATGAATTCGCCGCAAACAATGCACACGATCTCTATCAATAAATTCGGAGGATCTGAGGAGTTGAAGCCCCAAGACCTTCCCTTACCCACTCTTGATGCTAACGAAGTTCTTATCCGCGTCGAATATGCAGGTGTTGGCCCCTGGGATCCCGCTGAACTTCATGGTGAATTTGAACAATATAAATCTGAAAAGTCGCATTTCCCCTATATTTTAGGTTCTGAAGGTGCAGGTGTTATTGAAGCCGTGGGCACAAACGTAAAGAATTTTAAAATTGGCGACAAAGTCTACGCCTCAGGCTTTCTAAATCCCAAAGGGGGATTTTATGCAGAATACGTCGCCATTGACGAAGATCTTGTTTTTCATGTTCCGAAAAATCTTTCTCTAGAACAAGCCGCTGTCATGTCCGGCGTCGGCATCACCGCATTGCGCGGAATCGAAGACACTTTAAATCTTAAACCCGGAGAATGCATTTTGATCTTCGGAGCCAGTGGCGGCATCGGGCATTTGGCTGTGCAAATTGCAAAACGCTTAAAAGCGCGTGTCGTGGCCGTAGCATCGGGAAAAGACGGCGTGAACCTAGTTAGTAAACTAAATCCCGACGTGGTTTTAGACGGGCATTCTGAAGATCTCGTTGAACAGATCAATCAGAAAATTCCAGACGGCCTTGATGCAATTCTTCTGACGGCTGGCGGAAAACAAATCAAAGAACTTTTTAAATGCCTAAAACCCCAGGGAAGAGTCGTGGCCCCCAATGGAGTGACTCTGCCAACTGAAACCGTCCCTTTAGTGAAAACTTACGATGGGAATGTCGAACATGAAATCTTAGAACGCTTTCATAAGATGGCGGAGTCAGGAAAATTCGAAGTGCACGTGTCACAGATTTTCCCGCTCGAAAAAGTCGTCGATGCTCACCAGGCCTTGAGTGAGCATCATTTAGGTAAACTTGCACTGAAGGTGCACTAA
- a CDS encoding FKBP-type peptidyl-prolyl cis-trans isomerase, translating to MDTSELKITDTVVGTGKEAVKGALLICQYEGFLEDGTKFDSSYDHGRPFQFVIGSKRVIKGWDMGLMGMREGGKRTLFVPAHLGYGERSVGKIPPNSNLLFYVELLEARPRE from the coding sequence ATGGACACTAGTGAATTAAAAATTACGGACACAGTTGTTGGTACTGGTAAAGAGGCTGTTAAAGGGGCTCTTTTGATCTGTCAATATGAAGGGTTTCTTGAAGATGGTACGAAGTTTGATTCTTCTTATGATCATGGCAGACCTTTTCAGTTTGTGATCGGTTCTAAACGCGTCATTAAAGGTTGGGACATGGGCCTCATGGGTATGCGTGAAGGCGGAAAGCGCACTCTTTTTGTTCCTGCACACTTAGGATATGGAGAGCGTAGCGTGGGAAAAATCCCTCCCAACTCCAATTTGCTTTTTTACGTCGAGCTTTTGGAGGCTCGCCCGCGCGAATAG
- a CDS encoding Hpt domain-containing protein — protein MNKLDFKEVLDRNFLGDWDLFKIVTDTFCDTVPGQLGDLKAAIASRQNKRIKETAHKLKGSVAHFHHLDPVTTAKSIEEQWQNPNYPEIEASFIRLNGEILTLMADLKTICSAK, from the coding sequence ATGAATAAACTAGATTTTAAGGAAGTTCTCGACAGGAATTTTTTAGGAGACTGGGATCTTTTCAAAATTGTTACCGACACATTCTGCGATACGGTCCCTGGTCAACTTGGCGACTTGAAAGCCGCGATAGCTTCCCGACAAAATAAAAGAATCAAAGAAACCGCCCATAAACTTAAAGGATCTGTGGCTCACTTTCACCATCTAGATCCCGTAACAACGGCCAAGAGCATCGAAGAACAGTGGCAAAATCCGAACTACCCCGAGATCGAAGCATCTTTTATACGTCTTAACGGCGAAATATTAACATTGATGGCCGATCTAAAAACGATCTGCTCCGCCAAGTAA
- a CDS encoding methyl-accepting chemotaxis protein — protein MKFALSLKAKLLLLCSFMALIPVAVGGISYFGSNKISNDYEEVSNRVLPNVQLSNEMYLNFRNVRIGLRSLGLPGLTKEQAKEFADRVEQYISDYEELRKEYISVPFLPGEDALWSEVDSTWSSFKLIGARVLKHYQSGTPEDLAAMNKIFLTECPDSAARYSKAIDALVAFHKAYGEGSVTKARTTAKNMGFSITLAIVFGVAIGLGVGAFFAFSLSNSIKKVSEELASGAHQVEDAAGQISNSSQSLAQASSEQAASLEETVATMEELTAMVKINSENSKQAASLALSTREVAVKGESEIQTLIQSIQAISADSKKIADITSVIDDIAFQTNLLALNASVEAARAGEQGKGFAVVAEAVRNLAQRSAESAKSITSLINESVERIEQGSSQANRGGIVLTEIVNAVKKVADLNSEMATASEEQSNGITQISKAMNQLDQTTQENASISEEAAAAAEELSAQSQSLLRNVNALESVVSGEFAEEASSAKSGRSQVFGSAEGAFARKVGI, from the coding sequence ATGAAATTCGCACTCAGTTTAAAAGCGAAACTTTTATTGCTCTGTAGCTTCATGGCTTTAATTCCGGTCGCTGTGGGAGGCATCTCTTACTTCGGATCGAACAAAATCAGTAACGACTACGAGGAAGTCTCAAACCGCGTTTTGCCAAATGTGCAACTGTCGAATGAGATGTATTTGAATTTTAGAAATGTGCGTATTGGCCTACGCAGTCTTGGGCTGCCCGGATTGACGAAGGAACAAGCCAAGGAATTTGCCGATCGTGTTGAACAATATATCAGTGATTATGAGGAGCTTCGAAAAGAGTATATCTCGGTGCCCTTTTTGCCTGGCGAAGATGCTTTATGGAGTGAGGTTGATTCCACATGGTCTTCTTTCAAGCTGATTGGCGCCCGAGTTCTCAAGCACTATCAATCAGGAACGCCTGAAGATCTCGCGGCTATGAATAAAATATTTCTTACGGAATGCCCTGATTCTGCGGCGAGATACTCGAAAGCCATTGATGCGTTAGTCGCTTTTCATAAAGCATACGGAGAAGGATCTGTCACTAAGGCGCGAACGACCGCTAAAAACATGGGCTTTTCAATCACCCTCGCCATTGTCTTTGGTGTCGCCATTGGTCTCGGGGTAGGAGCATTTTTCGCATTTAGTTTAAGTAATAGTATTAAGAAAGTTTCTGAAGAACTTGCTTCAGGTGCTCATCAAGTCGAAGATGCTGCTGGTCAGATTTCAAACTCGTCTCAGTCTCTAGCTCAGGCTTCCTCTGAGCAGGCCGCATCATTGGAAGAAACCGTGGCGACTATGGAAGAATTAACCGCCATGGTGAAGATTAACAGCGAAAATTCGAAGCAAGCGGCATCCTTGGCGCTCTCCACGCGTGAGGTTGCGGTAAAGGGTGAAAGCGAAATCCAAACTCTGATTCAAAGTATTCAGGCGATTTCGGCTGACTCTAAAAAAATTGCCGACATTACTTCTGTAATAGATGATATCGCCTTCCAAACGAATCTTCTGGCTCTTAACGCCTCAGTTGAGGCTGCTCGGGCCGGGGAGCAAGGTAAGGGCTTTGCTGTTGTCGCTGAAGCTGTTCGCAATTTAGCTCAGCGAAGTGCCGAATCTGCAAAAAGTATTACATCGTTGATCAACGAGAGCGTTGAAAGAATCGAGCAGGGAAGTTCACAGGCCAATCGCGGTGGTATTGTCCTTACGGAAATCGTGAATGCTGTTAAGAAGGTTGCTGATCTTAATAGTGAGATGGCGACGGCCAGCGAAGAGCAGTCCAATGGCATCACGCAAATCAGTAAAGCCATGAATCAATTAGATCAAACGACGCAAGAAAATGCTTCTATATCTGAAGAAGCCGCGGCAGCCGCGGAAGAACTTTCTGCTCAGTCGCAATCTCTGCTTCGCAATGTGAATGCACTAGAGTCGGTTGTCTCTGGAGAGTTCGCTGAAGAAGCTTCTTCAGCGAAGAGCGGTCGTTCTCAGGTTTTTGGATCCGCAGAAGGTGCTTTTGCTCGAAAAGTTGGCATCTAG